The following are encoded together in the Citrobacter arsenatis genome:
- the potG gene encoding putrescine ABC transporter ATP-binding subunit PotG — translation MNDATPRPQAKIRKALTPLLEIRNLTKSFDGQHAVDDVNLTIYKGEIFALLGASGCGKSTLLRMLAGFELPTTGQIMLDGVDLAHVPPYLRPINMMFQSYALFPHMTVEQNIAFGLKQDKLPKAEIASRVNEMLGLVHMQEFAKRKPHQLSGGQRQRVALARSLAKRPKLLLLDEPMGALDKKLRDRMQLEVVDILERVGVTCVMVTHDQEEAMTMAGRIAIMNRGKFVQIGEPEEIYEHPTTRYSAEFIGSVNVFEGLLKERQEDGLVIESPGLMHPLKVDADASVVDNVPVYVALRPEKIMLCETPPSEGYNFAVGEVVHIAYLGDLSVYHVRLKSGQMLSAQLQNEHRYRKGLPTWGDEVRLCWDADSCVVLTV, via the coding sequence GTGAATGATGCAACCCCACGCCCACAAGCGAAAATCCGCAAGGCGCTGACACCGCTGCTTGAAATTCGCAATCTGACCAAGTCATTTGACGGTCAGCACGCCGTCGACGACGTTAATCTTACTATCTACAAAGGCGAAATATTTGCTCTGCTGGGCGCGTCCGGCTGTGGCAAGTCGACCTTGCTGCGGATGCTGGCGGGATTTGAACTGCCGACAACCGGGCAAATTATGCTTGATGGCGTCGATTTAGCGCATGTCCCGCCTTATCTGCGCCCAATTAATATGATGTTTCAGTCCTACGCCTTGTTTCCGCATATGACGGTCGAGCAGAACATTGCCTTTGGCCTCAAGCAGGACAAACTGCCGAAGGCTGAAATCGCCAGTCGGGTGAATGAGATGCTGGGCCTGGTGCATATGCAGGAGTTTGCCAAACGTAAGCCGCATCAGCTTTCTGGCGGACAGCGCCAACGAGTGGCGTTGGCGCGCAGCCTGGCGAAACGCCCGAAGCTGCTGCTGCTGGATGAACCGATGGGAGCGCTGGATAAAAAACTCCGTGACCGCATGCAACTGGAAGTGGTGGATATCCTTGAACGCGTCGGTGTGACCTGCGTGATGGTGACGCACGACCAGGAAGAAGCCATGACGATGGCAGGGCGCATTGCGATCATGAACCGGGGCAAATTTGTCCAGATCGGCGAGCCTGAAGAGATCTACGAGCATCCGACCACGCGTTACAGCGCAGAGTTTATCGGTTCGGTTAACGTCTTTGAAGGGTTGCTGAAAGAACGGCAGGAAGATGGTCTGGTTATTGAGTCTCCTGGTCTGATGCATCCGCTGAAAGTGGACGCCGATGCTTCAGTTGTCGATAACGTCCCGGTGTATGTTGCGCTGCGCCCGGAAAAAATCATGCTCTGCGAAACCCCGCCGTCAGAGGGATATAACTTCGCGGTAGGCGAAGTGGTACACATTGCCTACCTGGGCGACTTGTCGGTGTACCACGTACGTTTAAAAAGCGGTCAGATGCTGAGCGCCCAGCTCCAAAATGAACATCGTTATCGCAAGGGATTACCAACCTGGGGTGACGAAGTCCGTTTATGTTGGGATGCGGACAGCTGTGTGGTGTTGACGGTTTAA
- a CDS encoding aspartate:alanine antiporter, with protein sequence MNINVADLLNGNYILLLFVVLALGLCLGKLRLGSVQLGNSIGVLVVSLLLGQQHFSINTDALNLGFMLFIFCVGVEAGPNFFSIFFRDGKNYLMLALVMVGSAMLIALGLGKLFGWDIGLTAGMLAGSMTSTPVLVGAGDTLRHSGMSGTSLSTALDNLSLGYALTYLIGLVSLIVGARYLPKLQHQDLQTSAQQIARERGLDTDANRKVYLPVIRAYRVGPELVAWADGKNLRELGIYRQTGCYIERIRRNGILANPDGDAVLQMGDEIALVGYPDAHARLDPSFRNGKEVFDRDLLDMRIVTEEIVVKNHNAVGRRLAQLKLTDHGCFLNRVIRSQIEMPIDDNVVLNKGDVLQVSGDARRVKTIADRIGFISIHSQVTDLLAFCAFFIIGLMIGMITFQFSNFSFGIGNAAGLLFAGIMLGFLRANHPTFGYIPQGALNMVKEFGLMVFMAGVGLSAGSGIGNGLGVVGGQMLIAGLVVSLVPVVICFLFGAYVLRMNRALLFGAMMGARTCAPAMEIISDTARSNIPALGYAGTYAIANVLLTLAGTLIVIVWPGLG encoded by the coding sequence GTGAATATAAACGTCGCAGATTTGTTAAATGGGAATTACATCCTGTTATTATTTGTGGTCCTGGCACTGGGCCTGTGTCTGGGTAAATTACGCCTGGGTTCAGTCCAACTCGGTAATTCCATTGGCGTTTTAGTGGTGTCCCTATTATTAGGCCAGCAGCACTTTAGTATTAACACCGATGCATTAAATCTCGGCTTTATGCTGTTTATTTTTTGTGTCGGCGTCGAAGCCGGCCCCAACTTTTTTTCGATTTTTTTTCGCGATGGGAAAAATTATCTAATGCTTGCTCTGGTGATGGTCGGTAGCGCAATGCTGATCGCCCTGGGGCTGGGTAAGCTATTTGGCTGGGACATTGGCCTGACGGCGGGTATGCTGGCCGGCTCGATGACCTCCACGCCGGTGCTGGTCGGCGCAGGTGACACCTTGCGCCATTCGGGAATGTCGGGAACATCGCTTTCAACTGCCCTTGATAACCTCAGTCTCGGTTACGCCCTCACCTATTTGATTGGCCTGGTCAGTCTGATTGTCGGTGCGCGCTACCTGCCAAAACTTCAGCATCAGGACCTGCAAACCAGCGCGCAACAAATCGCACGTGAACGAGGTCTGGACACAGACGCCAACCGTAAAGTTTATCTGCCAGTGATCCGCGCCTATCGCGTTGGTCCGGAGCTGGTGGCATGGGCCGATGGCAAAAATCTGCGCGAACTGGGTATCTATCGCCAGACCGGTTGTTACATTGAACGCATCCGTCGCAACGGCATCCTGGCCAACCCGGATGGCGATGCGGTACTGCAAATGGGCGATGAAATAGCCCTGGTGGGTTATCCGGACGCACATGCCCGCCTCGACCCCAGCTTCCGTAATGGGAAAGAGGTGTTCGATCGTGATCTGCTTGATATGCGTATCGTCACTGAAGAGATTGTGGTGAAAAACCACAATGCCGTTGGCCGTCGCCTGGCCCAGTTGAAACTGACCGACCACGGATGTTTCCTCAACCGCGTGATCCGTAGCCAGATTGAAATGCCTATTGATGACAACGTCGTGCTCAACAAAGGTGACGTGCTGCAGGTGAGCGGGGATGCTCGTCGCGTCAAAACCATTGCCGACCGTATCGGCTTCATTTCCATTCACAGTCAGGTGACCGATCTACTGGCCTTCTGCGCCTTCTTTATCATCGGCTTGATGATTGGGATGATCACCTTCCAGTTCAGTAATTTCAGCTTCGGTATCGGGAATGCGGCTGGTCTGCTGTTCGCCGGGATCATGCTGGGCTTCCTGCGTGCCAACCATCCAACGTTTGGCTACATCCCGCAGGGGGCGCTAAACATGGTCAAAGAATTTGGTCTGATGGTATTTATGGCTGGCGTCGGTTTAAGCGCGGGCAGCGGCATTGGCAATGGCCTTGGCGTCGTCGGTGGTCAAATGCTGATTGCCGGTCTGGTGGTCAGCCTGGTGCCGGTAGTCATTTGTTTCTTGTTCGGTGCTTACGTATTACGTATGAACCGCGCCCTGCTGTTTGGCGCCATGATGGGCGCGCGTACCTGCGCTCCGGCAATGGAAATCATCAGCGATACGGCTCGCAGCAATATCCCCGCGTTAGGCTATGCCGGGACCTACGCGATTGCCAACGTTCTGCTGACATTAGCGGGGACACTCATCGTCATTGTCTGGCCAGGCCTTGGTTAG
- a CDS encoding YbjC family protein: MRTIGTLPKSVLMLEIIGMVLLSLALLSLNDYLTLPAPLSSPLACVVMIFLGVLLMLPAAVVLTWRIAQRLAPQLMSRAPGDSSRSDREKRDDANH; encoded by the coding sequence ATGCGCACAATTGGTACATTACCCAAAAGCGTATTGATGCTGGAAATTATAGGGATGGTCTTGTTATCGCTGGCGCTGCTATCGCTTAACGATTACCTCACCTTACCCGCACCGCTTAGCAGTCCGTTAGCCTGCGTGGTGATGATATTTCTGGGCGTGCTGCTGATGCTTCCCGCCGCGGTGGTATTGACGTGGCGTATTGCTCAACGACTTGCGCCGCAGCTGATGTCACGAGCCCCCGGCGATTCTTCCCGTTCAGACAGAGAAAAAAGAGATGACGCCAACCATTGA
- the nfsA gene encoding nitroreductase NfsA gives MTPTIDLLRSHRSIRHFTDDVISDAQREAIIAAAQGTSSSSFLQCTTIVRITDKTLRESLVTLSGGQKHVAQAAEFWVFCADFNRHLQICPDAQLGLAEQLLLGVVDTAMMAQNALTAAESLGLGGGFIGGLRNNIEPVTELLKLPQHVLPLFGLCLGWPADNPDIKPRLPASLVVHENQYQPLNKDVLSQYDEQLAQYYLTRGSNTRRDTWSDHIRRTIIKESRPFILEYLHKQGWATR, from the coding sequence ATGACGCCAACCATTGATTTATTACGTAGCCACCGTTCCATTCGCCATTTCACCGATGATGTTATTTCGGATGCGCAGCGAGAGGCGATAATTGCCGCCGCACAGGGGACGTCAAGCTCCAGTTTTTTACAATGCACGACCATTGTTCGCATAACGGACAAAACCCTGCGTGAATCACTGGTTACTTTATCCGGCGGACAAAAACATGTAGCGCAGGCCGCAGAGTTCTGGGTGTTTTGCGCTGATTTTAATCGCCATTTGCAGATTTGCCCTGATGCGCAACTCGGGCTGGCGGAACAACTGCTGCTGGGCGTGGTTGATACCGCGATGATGGCGCAAAATGCGCTGACGGCGGCAGAGTCTTTGGGCCTTGGCGGGGGGTTTATTGGCGGTCTGCGTAATAACATTGAGCCAGTCACTGAATTGCTGAAGCTTCCGCAACACGTTCTGCCGCTGTTTGGGCTGTGCCTTGGCTGGCCTGCCGATAACCCGGATATCAAGCCGCGTCTGCCCGCATCGCTTGTGGTGCATGAGAACCAGTATCAGCCGCTCAACAAAGATGTTTTGTCGCAATATGATGAGCAGCTCGCGCAGTACTATCTGACTCGCGGCAGTAATACGCGCCGTGACACCTGGAGCGACCATATTCGCCGCACCATCATTAAAGAAAGTCGCCCCTTTATCCTGGAATATTTGCATAAACAGGGATGGGCTACGCGCTAA
- a CDS encoding Hcp family type VI secretion system effector, translating into MAVPVHLFLTDDGGAIIRGSCDVRDREGSVELRGLHHNIMLPTDPMTGKVTGTRQHSPFQFTKELDSSSPYLFKAAATGQTLRSAEFRFYHINDAGQEVEYYRITLENVKVVSVSPLMHDTRGCPGSGHMEDVALNYEKITHLYKDGNLLAHDAWNERSTG; encoded by the coding sequence ATGGCTGTACCTGTTCACTTATTTTTGACTGATGATGGCGGCGCGATTATCCGTGGATCGTGCGATGTTCGAGACCGTGAGGGTAGCGTGGAACTAAGGGGACTACATCACAACATAATGTTACCTACAGATCCAATGACAGGTAAGGTAACGGGAACACGTCAACATTCGCCGTTTCAGTTTACTAAGGAGCTCGACAGCTCAAGTCCGTACCTGTTCAAAGCCGCGGCTACTGGTCAGACTCTCAGATCTGCTGAATTTCGTTTCTACCACATCAATGATGCAGGGCAAGAGGTAGAGTATTACCGGATCACACTCGAAAATGTGAAAGTAGTTTCAGTGAGTCCTTTAATGCACGACACTCGAGGATGCCCTGGATCAGGCCACATGGAAGATGTTGCGCTGAACTACGAAAAAATTACACATCTGTACAAAGACGGCAATCTTTTAGCCCATGACGCATGGAATGAGCGCTCCACTGGGTAA
- a CDS encoding SDR family NAD(P)-dependent oxidoreductase: MLLAGKVAVIFGGSGAIGSAVAQSMAREGAHVYLGARSQEKLDWTASRLRTAGGTVDTFITDVLDEHNASKQITQLAQQTGGIDVVINATGFMHDQGKRIDVLSLSEFMSGITPFLSAQFNIAKAVTPHMGGNRAGVILTVVAPAAPMAMPGHLGHIVGCAGTEAFIKALASELGPANVRVVGVRSHAIVDAVAAGSYTGEIFSAKAQSMGLTVDQWLAGAAQSTMLGRLPTLAQVAEIMTFLASDHAGAITATVVNITGGATQS, encoded by the coding sequence ATGTTGCTCGCAGGCAAAGTCGCGGTGATCTTCGGTGGCAGCGGTGCTATTGGTAGTGCGGTTGCGCAGTCCATGGCGCGCGAAGGTGCTCATGTATACCTGGGCGCACGCAGTCAGGAAAAGCTGGATTGGACAGCCAGTCGCCTTCGAACGGCGGGGGGGACCGTTGATACCTTTATCACTGATGTACTCGACGAACACAACGCATCAAAACAAATTACTCAACTTGCGCAGCAAACCGGTGGAATTGATGTGGTGATTAACGCGACCGGTTTTATGCATGACCAGGGCAAGCGAATCGACGTATTATCCCTCTCGGAGTTTATGAGCGGTATCACCCCTTTCCTCTCGGCGCAGTTCAATATCGCAAAAGCCGTAACGCCGCACATGGGCGGCAATCGTGCGGGCGTTATTCTCACCGTCGTTGCGCCCGCGGCCCCAATGGCGATGCCTGGGCATCTGGGTCACATCGTCGGCTGCGCGGGAACAGAGGCTTTTATTAAAGCGCTCGCCAGCGAACTGGGACCGGCAAATGTTCGCGTCGTCGGCGTTCGCTCACATGCGATTGTGGACGCAGTAGCGGCCGGCTCCTATACCGGAGAGATATTCTCCGCTAAAGCGCAGTCAATGGGCTTAACCGTCGATCAATGGTTAGCGGGTGCGGCACAAAGCACCATGCTCGGACGCCTGCCTACGCTTGCACAAGTTGCTGAGATAATGACCTTTCTGGCTTCAGACCATGCAGGAGCAATCACCGCCACGGTGGTGAATATTACCGGAGGCGCTACCCAGAGCTG
- a CDS encoding YbjN domain-containing protein, with amino-acid sequence MTSLVVPTLDTLRQWLDDLGMSFFECDTCQALHLPHMQNFDGIFDAKVDLVDNVILFSAMAEVRPSALLPLAADLSAINASSLTVKAFLDMQDDNLPKLVVCQSLSVTPGVTFEQFEYFIRQSEEQISMVILEAGAHQLLFNAEEDAQNSTAEVHFLH; translated from the coding sequence ATGACATCACTGGTCGTTCCCACTCTGGATACGTTGCGTCAATGGCTCGACGACCTGGGCATGAGTTTTTTTGAATGCGATACCTGTCAGGCGCTGCATTTGCCGCACATGCAGAATTTTGACGGCATCTTTGATGCGAAAGTTGATTTGGTCGATAACGTCATTCTGTTTTCCGCGATGGCAGAAGTCAGACCTTCTGCACTGCTGCCGCTGGCCGCCGATCTGTCTGCGATTAACGCCAGTTCACTGACGGTGAAAGCCTTTCTGGATATGCAGGATGATAATCTGCCAAAGCTGGTGGTTTGCCAGTCTTTATCCGTTACGCCGGGCGTGACGTTTGAGCAGTTTGAATATTTTATTCGCCAGAGCGAAGAGCAAATATCGATGGTAATCCTCGAAGCCGGTGCGCATCAGTTGTTATTTAACGCTGAAGAAGATGCGCAAAACAGCACCGCTGAAGTTCATTTCCTCCATTAA
- a CDS encoding DUF1493 family protein — MVNNIEQRIYELIRPYAGTYLFNIKKVVLTPKTDLDTDLDIDEVEAEDLMNDFFETFNVERGNFKVETYYPPESFSLNPFKKSPPVPVPDFTIGMLIESAKAGRWLYN; from the coding sequence ATGGTAAATAATATCGAGCAAAGAATTTATGAGCTGATACGGCCCTACGCAGGAACGTATTTATTCAACATAAAGAAAGTGGTACTAACACCTAAAACTGACCTCGATACTGATCTGGATATTGATGAGGTGGAAGCCGAAGATCTGATGAATGATTTTTTTGAAACGTTCAACGTTGAGCGGGGTAATTTCAAGGTTGAAACATACTATCCTCCTGAATCATTCTCACTGAATCCATTTAAAAAATCACCACCTGTACCTGTACCTGATTTCACTATAGGCATGTTGATTGAATCAGCAAAAGCAGGACGCTGGTTATATAACTGA
- the potF gene encoding spermidine/putrescine ABC transporter substrate-binding protein PotF, with amino-acid sequence MTALNKKWLSGLVAGALMSISAGTLAAEQKTLHIYNWSDYIAPDTVANFEKETGIKVIYDVFDSNEVLEGKLMAGSTGFDLVVPSASFLERQLTAGVFQPLDKSKLPGWKNLDPELLKLVGKHDPDNKFAMPYMWATTGIGYNVDKVKAVLGPDAPVDSWDLILKPENLEKLKSCGVSFLDAPEEVFATVLNYLGKDPNSTKADDYTGPATDLLLKLRPNIRYFHSSQYINDLANGDTCVAIGWAGDVWQAANRAKEAKNGVNISFSIPKEGAMAFFDVFAMPADAKNKDEAYQFLNYLLRPDVIAHISDHVFYANANKEATALVSQEVRDNPGIYPPADVRAKLFTLKVQDPKIDRVRTRAWTKVKSGK; translated from the coding sequence ATGACCGCCTTAAATAAAAAATGGTTATCAGGCCTGGTTGCGGGTGCTCTGATGTCCATCTCTGCCGGCACGCTCGCTGCTGAACAAAAAACGCTGCATATTTATAACTGGTCTGATTATATTGCCCCGGATACGGTGGCTAATTTTGAAAAAGAGACCGGAATTAAAGTTATCTATGACGTTTTTGATTCCAATGAAGTGCTGGAAGGTAAGCTCATGGCTGGCAGCACCGGCTTTGACCTTGTCGTTCCATCCGCCAGTTTCCTTGAGCGTCAACTGACTGCTGGCGTCTTTCAGCCACTGGATAAGAGCAAATTACCGGGCTGGAAAAACCTCGATCCAGAACTGCTAAAGCTGGTGGGTAAACACGATCCGGACAACAAGTTTGCGATGCCGTACATGTGGGCCACGACCGGTATTGGCTACAACGTGGATAAAGTCAAAGCGGTGCTGGGGCCGGATGCGCCGGTTGATAGCTGGGATTTGATCCTCAAGCCAGAAAACCTGGAAAAACTCAAAAGCTGCGGCGTCTCTTTCCTTGATGCTCCCGAAGAGGTGTTCGCCACGGTGCTGAACTATTTGGGTAAAGATCCAAACAGTACCAAAGCGGATGATTACACTGGGCCGGCAACAGATCTGCTGTTGAAACTGCGCCCGAATATTCGCTACTTCCACTCCTCGCAGTACATTAACGACCTGGCAAACGGGGATACCTGCGTCGCGATTGGCTGGGCAGGGGACGTTTGGCAGGCGGCAAACCGTGCAAAAGAGGCGAAAAATGGCGTCAATATCTCCTTCTCAATTCCTAAAGAAGGTGCAATGGCCTTCTTTGACGTGTTCGCGATGCCAGCCGATGCGAAAAACAAAGATGAAGCCTATCAGTTCCTTAACTACCTGCTGCGCCCTGATGTGATAGCGCATATTTCCGACCATGTGTTCTATGCCAATGCCAACAAAGAAGCGACGGCGCTGGTCAGTCAGGAAGTTCGCGACAATCCGGGTATTTACCCGCCTGCGGATGTCCGTGCCAAGCTGTTCACGTTGAAAGTACAGGATCCGAAGATCGATCGTGTACGCACTCGCGCCTGGACGAAGGTAAAAAGCGGGAAATAA
- the potH gene encoding putrescine ABC transporter permease PotH has protein sequence MSTLEPPARVDKTGRFTLFMSRLQMKHGRKLVIALPYVWLTLLFLLPFLIVFKISLAEMARAIPPYTDLVSWADDQLSITLNLGNFLQLTDDPLYFDAYLQSLQVAGVSTICCLLLGYPLAWAVAHSKPSTRNILLLLVILPSWTSFLIRVYAWMGILKNNGVLNNFLMWLGVIDQPLTILHTNLAVYIGIVYAYLPFMVLPIYTALMRIDYSLVEAALDLGARPLKTFFSVIVPLTKGGIIAGSMLVFIPAVGEFVIPELLGGPDSIMIGRVLWQEFFNNRDWPVASAVAIIMLLLLIVPIMWFHKYQQKSVGEHG, from the coding sequence ATGAGTACACTTGAACCTCCGGCACGCGTGGATAAAACGGGGCGATTCACGCTGTTTATGTCGCGGCTGCAAATGAAGCACGGTCGCAAGCTGGTGATCGCGCTGCCGTATGTATGGCTGACGCTCCTGTTTCTGCTGCCGTTTCTGATCGTCTTCAAAATCAGTTTGGCTGAAATGGCGCGCGCTATCCCGCCGTATACCGACCTTGTTTCATGGGCTGACGATCAGCTATCCATCACGCTCAACTTAGGCAATTTCCTGCAACTGACGGACGATCCGCTCTATTTTGATGCGTATCTGCAATCTTTGCAGGTGGCGGGAGTTTCGACTATCTGTTGCCTGCTGTTGGGGTATCCGCTGGCATGGGCGGTCGCGCACAGCAAGCCCTCGACGCGCAATATTCTGTTGCTACTGGTGATCCTGCCGTCCTGGACGTCGTTTTTGATTCGTGTATACGCCTGGATGGGGATCCTGAAAAATAACGGCGTGCTGAACAACTTCCTGATGTGGCTGGGCGTTATCGACCAACCACTGACGATTTTGCACACCAATCTGGCGGTCTATATCGGTATTGTTTACGCCTATTTGCCCTTTATGGTGCTGCCGATTTATACCGCGCTGATGCGTATTGATTACTCGCTGGTGGAAGCGGCGCTGGATTTAGGTGCCCGACCGTTGAAAACTTTCTTTAGCGTGATCGTGCCGTTAACCAAGGGCGGGATAATCGCTGGATCAATGCTGGTGTTTATTCCGGCAGTTGGGGAGTTTGTGATCCCGGAACTGCTGGGCGGCCCGGACAGCATCATGATTGGCCGCGTGCTGTGGCAGGAGTTTTTCAATAACCGCGACTGGCCAGTGGCGTCTGCTGTTGCCATTATTATGCTGCTGTTACTGATTGTGCCAATCATGTGGTTCCATAAATATCAGCAAAAAAGTGTGGGGGAACACGGATGA
- the rimK gene encoding 30S ribosomal protein S6--L-glutamate ligase — MKIAILSRDGTLYSCKRLREAAMQRGHLVEIIDPLSCYMNISPAASSIHYKGRQLPHFDAVIPRIGSAITFYGTAALRQFEMLGSYPLNESVAITRARDKLRSLQLLARQGIDLPITGIAHSPDDTSDMIDMVGGAPLVVKLVEGTQGIGVVLAETRQAAESVVDAFRGLNAHILVQEYIKEAKGRDIRCFVVGDEVVAAIERQAKEGDFRSNLHRGGVATIANITPREREIALKAAQTMGLDVAGVDILRAERGPLVMEVNASPGLEGVEKTTGIDIAGKMIQWIERHATPEFCLKIGG; from the coding sequence GTGAAAATTGCCATTTTGTCCCGGGACGGAACGCTCTATTCTTGTAAGCGCCTGCGTGAAGCGGCGATGCAGCGCGGTCACCTGGTAGAAATTATCGATCCCCTTTCTTGCTATATGAACATCAGCCCGGCGGCGTCCTCTATTCATTATAAGGGCCGCCAGCTTCCTCATTTCGACGCGGTGATCCCAAGGATTGGCTCGGCGATTACCTTCTATGGTACGGCGGCGTTGCGCCAGTTTGAGATGTTGGGAAGCTATCCGCTGAATGAGTCGGTAGCGATTACGCGTGCGCGCGACAAACTGCGTTCGCTGCAGCTGCTGGCGCGTCAGGGCATCGATTTACCCATCACCGGGATCGCCCACTCTCCGGACGATACCAGCGACATGATTGACATGGTTGGCGGCGCGCCGCTGGTAGTGAAACTGGTTGAAGGCACGCAGGGTATTGGTGTGGTGCTGGCAGAAACGCGCCAGGCCGCTGAAAGCGTGGTAGATGCCTTTCGTGGGCTGAATGCCCATATCCTGGTTCAGGAATATATCAAAGAAGCAAAAGGGCGAGATATTCGCTGCTTCGTGGTGGGTGATGAGGTAGTAGCCGCCATTGAGCGACAGGCGAAGGAAGGCGATTTTCGTTCTAATCTCCATCGCGGCGGGGTTGCCACGATTGCGAATATTACGCCGCGCGAAAGAGAAATTGCGCTCAAAGCTGCTCAGACAATGGGTCTGGACGTTGCAGGCGTTGATATTCTGCGCGCTGAACGTGGGCCGTTGGTCATGGAAGTCAACGCGTCTCCCGGACTGGAAGGGGTAGAGAAAACGACCGGAATAGACATTGCCGGCAAGATGATCCAGTGGATCGAGCGTCATGCTACGCCTGAATTCTGCCTTAAAATCGGCGGCTAA
- a CDS encoding inner membrane protein YbjM, with product MKHKQSWAGAVCCFVLFIVVCLSLTLNVKGAFRAAGHPEVGLLFFILPGAAASFFSHRREVLKPLLGAMLAAPCCLLLMRFVFMPTRSLWQELAWLFSAVFWCALGALCFLFISSLFNQHQRRKKN from the coding sequence TTGAAACATAAGCAAAGTTGGGCAGGTGCGGTCTGCTGCTTTGTGCTCTTTATTGTGGTGTGTCTTTCATTAACGCTAAACGTGAAAGGGGCATTTAGGGCGGCAGGGCATCCTGAGGTCGGATTGTTGTTTTTTATCCTGCCTGGTGCTGCAGCAAGCTTTTTCTCCCATCGTCGGGAGGTGCTCAAACCCCTTCTTGGCGCCATGTTGGCGGCACCGTGCTGCCTGTTGTTGATGCGGTTCGTTTTTATGCCGACGCGTTCATTGTGGCAAGAACTGGCGTGGTTGTTTAGTGCAGTATTTTGGTGCGCGCTTGGCGCATTGTGTTTTTTGTTTATCAGTAGCTTGTTCAATCAGCATCAACGACGGAAAAAGAACTGA
- a CDS encoding STM2901 family protein: protein MDTVEELNGTYFYAGKSNLTAAELLFMIFCENTASQFGIGVADFGAIVALVSGRNNLGTRAKPIGATKGTSYASKAARAVFKKSKFPFGISLPTWLGGYTPWTARRVMVHNIGTFVGRSIPLVGIIILAADVSQITYRTIRDYNVIARGCDKLW, encoded by the coding sequence ATGGACACTGTAGAGGAACTCAACGGGACATATTTCTATGCAGGGAAGTCCAATCTGACGGCTGCTGAGCTTTTGTTTATGATTTTCTGTGAGAATACCGCCAGCCAGTTCGGGATCGGTGTTGCAGATTTCGGGGCTATCGTTGCCCTGGTATCAGGTCGCAATAATCTTGGGACAAGGGCAAAACCGATTGGTGCTACTAAGGGCACTTCATACGCCTCCAAAGCAGCACGCGCAGTTTTTAAAAAGTCAAAATTCCCTTTTGGTATATCATTACCGACCTGGCTTGGCGGCTACACTCCGTGGACAGCTCGCCGTGTTATGGTCCACAACATTGGAACATTTGTTGGTCGCTCAATCCCTTTGGTTGGCATAATTATTCTGGCTGCTGACGTGTCTCAAATTACCTACCGTACTATCCGCGACTATAACGTCATAGCAAGGGGCTGCGATAAGTTATGGTAA
- a CDS encoding GrxA family glutaredoxin has product MFAVIFGRPGCPYCVRAKELAEKLSNEHDDFNFRYIDIHAEGITKADLEKTVGKPVETVPQIFVDQKHIGGCTDFEAWAKENMNLFA; this is encoded by the coding sequence ATGTTTGCCGTTATTTTTGGTCGTCCAGGGTGTCCGTATTGCGTGCGCGCAAAAGAATTAGCAGAAAAATTAAGCAATGAGCATGACGATTTTAACTTCCGCTACATTGATATCCATGCCGAAGGCATCACGAAAGCCGATCTGGAAAAGACGGTAGGTAAGCCAGTAGAAACCGTTCCGCAGATTTTTGTTGATCAAAAACACATTGGCGGATGCACGGATTTTGAAGCGTGGGCCAAAGAGAACATGAATCTGTTCGCCTGA